The nucleotide window TCGTCGTCCACGATCAGCACGCGCAGCGGGGCAAGTTCCACCGTCCTCCTCACCAGCTCAGCGACACGCCGCCCACGAGGAAGCGGCGGCTGAAGTAGGACTCCTCCACGTAGGTCCGGGTGTAGTCCTGATTGTAGTAGTAGTCCAGGACGTTCCGTCTGCCGAGCACGTTCAGCGCCTCGATGTAGGTGGCGCACACGCTGCTGGCCGGCAATCCGAACACCCTGCCGATCTTGAACAGCCGCGTCAGGCGCACGTCCAGCCGGTTGTACGGCGGGAGCAGCCCCGAGTTGTGGTCGCCGTAGAGCGGCCGCCAGTTGTGGCGCACGGTATCGTACACCGCGCCGGCCACCGGCGTGTAGGGCCGCCCGCTGGTGACGTTGAACTTCACCCCCACCTCGGTCGAGGACGAGAGCCGGTACTGCCCCACCAGGGTGAGCGAGTGCTTCACCCCCGCGGAGGCCGGCATCTCGGTCTTCGCGTCCAGCTCCAGCCGCTTCGCGTCCAGGTAGCCGTACGACACCCACCCGGACAGCGCCGCGCGCGAGCCCTGCACGAAGACATCCACGCCCCGGGCGCGACCGTGCCCGCCGTTGGCGTAGAACGTCGTGGGCGAGGTGATCACCAGGTCGCGGTAGCTCTTGGCGTAGCCCTCCAGGCGCACGTTGGTGTGCTCGGACTTCCATTCGTATCCGGCGATGACGTGCGTGGCCGACAGCGGCCCCAGGCCCGGGTAGCCGTACGCGGGATCCTGGTAGCGGGGATCCGGCAGCTGGTGATAGCGCCCCGTGGCCACGCGCACCGTCTGGTGGTCGTCCACGCGCCACGCCAGCGCGGCGCGCGGGTCGGCGGTCCATGTGGACGGGCTGGAGACGTGGTCGAACCGCGCACCCACCGTGGCGTAGAGCGGCCCTCCCAGGTGCACCTTGTCCTCGGCGTAGAAGCCGGGATAGTCCACGCGCACGCGGGTGGCATACTCGCGCGTGGGGGAGCCGGGCTGGAAGTCGGTGCTGTCGGCCGGGAATCGGCCGGTGATCTCCGCGTCCGGGCGACGCAGCACGCCTCCGAAGGCCAGTTCATGGTCGGGCCCGAGCGGCCACAGCGCGTCCAGCGAAGCCTGCGCGCCGCGCTCGCGCAGGCCCGCGCCCACCGGGCCGAACGACCAGTCGGTGCGGAAGTCCTGCAGCGCGCCCTGCGCCCGCACCGAGACCTTCCCGGCGATCACGTCCTTGACCTGCAGCGCGGCGTAGCGGTTGCTGGAGACGTTGTCGTAGGTGCCCTCGAAGTTCAGGTAGTGGGCCTGCACCCCCACGCCGTCGTGGCCTCCCAGGTAGGTCAGGGCGGCCTTGCCCGTGGGGGAGTAGCGGCAGATCAGCCGCGCCGCGATGTCGCGGCTGCTGGGCGCGGTCTGGTACTCGTGGGGCCCGCCGTAGATCTTGTACAGGAGTTCCGGGAAGGTGACGCGCGCGGTGGCCACCAGCGAAAGCCGATCCGGAACGAACGCCCAGCTGCCGGCCGCCGAGAACCCGGCCATGTTGGCGCCCACCGACACCGTGCGCCGCTCCAGGTCGTCCTGGCTCTCGATGTCCAGCACCCCGGACAGCGCCCCTCCGTAGCGTGCGGAGAAGCCCCCGCTGGAGAAGAACGCGCTCTTGAGCATGTAGGTGTCCAGCGCGGTGAACAGGCCTCCCGAGGCGCCTTCGTAGTGGTAGGGGTGGCCGATATCGCTGCCGTCGAGGCGCACCAGCGTCTCGCGCGGGTCGCCGCCGCGCACGTACAGCGCCGCCCCTTCCGCGGGCGCGTTGATCCCCGGCAGCGCCCGCAGGGACTGGAAGATGTCGGCCGCCCCGCCCGGCGTGGTCATCACCTCCATGCGGCTCAGTACCGCGCCCTCGCCCTTGCCGGTCTTGCCGAAGGAGGAGGTGGTCACGGTGATCTCCGCGAGCGGCACGCTTACCTCGCCCAGCTTTACCGAGAGTGGCGCCATGCCCGCGGCCACGGTCAGGCTCAGCTCGATCCGCTCGTAACCGATGCGCTGGATCACGAGTTTCGCCGGGCCGGCCGGGAGGTCCAGGGCGAACTCCCCGCCCTCGTCGGTCACCGTGCCCACTCGTGCCGCCGGAACGCTCACGGCGGCCAGCGGGACCGGCCGGCCCGCCGGATCGAGCACCTTCCCGGTCACGCCGACAGCCAGTGCCGCCTCGGCAGCCCACGCCAGCAGCGCCAGGCCCACGGCGACGGCGACCAGCAGGAGCGTGTGCAGCTTCACGGCGTGTCCTTCCGGGTGGGGGTCCCTGCGGCAGCGCCCGGCTCCAGGTCCGCGAGCAGCCTGTGGGCCCAGCCATTCGAGGGATTTACCTTCAGGGCCTGGCGGTAGTACTCCCGTGCGACGTCCGCCTGCTTCAACTGCGTGGCCGCCCGGCCGGCCCACAGTAGCGCGTCGTCCCGCCCCCACGTCGCGGCCGAGGTGTCGGCGGGGCGCGCGGCGAACAGCTCCACGGCCTTCCGGAACTCGGGCATCGCCTTGTCCGCCCCGCCGCCGAAGAACGCCGGGCGGTTGAGCGTCATGATGCCCTGCAGCAGCCACACGCGCGGGTCGGCCGGCGCGAGCTCCAGGGCGCGCTTCAGGTTGGCGTCGCTGGCCGGGCCCAGTTGCATCACCGCGGCGGGCTCGAAGCCCATCATGAGGCCCTGCAGCGAGGCCTTCAGCGCCAGCGCCTCGGCGTGCTTCGGATCGAGTTTCAGGGCCGCGTCGCACTGCGCGAGGCCATCCTCGACGAACGGACGGGACTTCTTGCGCGTGGCGTCCGCGCGGCTGAGCACCGGCGCCATGCGCCAGTCGGCCAGCGCCACGCACGCGTGCAGGTCGGCCGACGCCGCGTCGGCGAGCGACAGCGCTTCGAACGTGCCCCGCGCGCGCTCCATGAGCGCCACGTCCGCGCGGTTCACGCCCGCCTGCAGGTCGCGCCATGCGGTGGCGATGGCATCGGCGCGCGCAGGCCCGGCCGGGGCGACCAGCGCCAGGACCGCCAGCAGGGCGGCGGGGATGAGTCGGGTCGGTGGCATGGGTGTCACTCCTTCGGTGGTGGGGCGGTGGTGGCGGCCGGTTCGCAGGGCAGCGTCACGCGCACGCGCGTGCCGGAGCCGGGTCGTGTGTCGATTTCCAGGGAGTGCGGCGGGCCGAGCGCGAGCAGTCGCTCGCGGACCGAGCGCAGGCCGAAGCCGTCTGCGGAGTCCGCCGGGGCGCTCTCCATGCCGGGGCCGTCGTCCGCGATCTCGATGTGCAGCAGCGCGCCCTCGCGACGGGCCGCGATGCGCACCGTGCCGCCGCGAGGAGTGGCGGCGACCCCATGGCGGACGGCGTTCTCCACCAGCGGCTGGAGCAGCAGGCTGGGCACCGGGAGGGTGTCCAGGCCGGGCTCGATCTCCTCCCTCACGTTCAATCGCGCCCCGAGCCGGGTGCTCTCGATCCGCAGGCACGCGCGCAGGAAGGCCAGTTCCTCTCCCAGGGCCGTGTGCTCGCGTCCGGAAGCGGAGAGCGAGAAGCGGAAGACCTCGGCCAGCAGCGTGGTGGTCTCCTCGGCGGCCTTCGGGTTCTCCGGGATCAGCGCCGCGATGGAGTTCAGGGTGTTGAACAGGAAGTGGGGGTTCACCTGCGCCCGCAGCGCCCGCAGTTCGGCCTGCGCCAGCTCCGCGCGGATGGTCTCCACCGCCCGCGCCCGTTCCACGGCGCGGAGGTGGAACACCCGCGCGTAGCTGATGGCCATGAACAGGGCGCAGAACAGCACCGTGTACAGCCCCATGACCACCAGCTCCCGCGTGCCGCCCAGGAAGCCGGGGAGCACCGCCATCTGCACGATCACTCCGCCGGCGTAGGCACCGAGCAGGGAGCCGGCGGTGTAGGCTGCCGCAACCTGCCAGATGGGGGCGTCGCAGTCCGGACGGGACCGGAACAGGCGGCGCACCACCGTCGTCCCCGCGGCCCACACTCCCAGGCCGATGGTGTAGGAAAGGACCAGCGAGACCTTGTAGCTCAGCAGGAAACCGCTCCAGCCCCGCGCGAACATGGTCCCGAAGAAGATCGCGAACGGAATGGCGTAGAGCGGCTGTTGCCACGCGAGGCGAACCAGGCCCCGCAGGACGCGGGGGCGGGGCGCGGGCCGGGTCATCGGGTCTGCGTTCGTCATGATGAGGAGAATACGCATCCGGGCCCTGTCGGGAAACGCCGGAGCGGATGAATGGTCGTTTGGGCGGGATGAACGGTGCGGGCGGGGGCGCGAAGCGCGGGGCAAGTGAAGGGGGCACGCCGTGGCGTGCCCCCAGGGTACCCGGAGCACTCCCGCCCATCCGCGCGGCGCCGGTCCGGAAGCGCCGCGCGGGGAACCTGCGGCCTCGCTACTTCGTGTCCATGATGATCGGCAGGCCGTCCTTGCCGCTGCCCACGATCACCACCTTGGCGTTGGTGCTCTTGGCGATCTCCAGGGTGGCCTCGATGCCCTTCCAGCGGAGCAGGTTGTCGCTGATGCCGCGGGTCACGATGGTCTGGAAGTCGGAGATGCCCTGCGCCTCGATGCGCTTGCGCTCGGCCTCCTGCTTCTCCTTGGTGAGCACGAACTGCATCCGCTGGCTCTCCTGCTCGGCCCGGAGCTTCTCCTCGATCGAGGCCATCAGGCCCTGCGGTAGGGTGACCTTGCGCAGGGGCGTGTTCTCGATGAGGATGCCCCGCGGGCCCACCACCAGCCCCAGGTCCTTGGTCACCAGCATCGCCAGTTCCTCGCGCACCGAGGTGTACAGGGCCTTGGCCTCGTACAGGGAGGTGACGCCGCGGGTGACCGATCGGAACTGCGGCTCCAACAGCACCTCCACGTAGTTGCGCCCCACGGTCTTGTAGATCTCCGGCGCCTTGGTGGGGTCGAGGTGGAACAGCACGCTGGCTTCCAGTTGCACGCTCAGGCCCTCCTTGGAGGGCACGTCCATGGTCTCCTTCAGCTCCTGCGTCTTGATCGGCATCTTGATGCAGCGCGCGAACGGGTTCTTCATGTTGATGCCCGCCGGCAGCGCGCGCCCGGAGACGATTCCGAAGGTGTCCAGCACCCCCACATTGCCCGCGGGCACCACCGTGAACAGGTTGGACAGCAGCAGGATCACCGCCACGACACCCAGCAGACCGTACAGCGGACCCGTGCCCGGACCCCTCATTCCGACCTCCACCGGCCCGTGCGGGCCGCGCCGCTGTATGCCGAAGCGGAACACCAACGGCACCAGCGCCACGAGAATGATGACCACCAGCCAGAAGATCATCCCATACCTCCTTTAGAGGTTCTTGTAATCCGGGCCGCCGCCGCCCTCCGGCGTGGTCCAGTCGATGATCTGGTACGGGTCCATGATGTCGCACGTCTTGCAGTGGACGCAATTGGACGCGTTGATCTTGAGCTCCAGCCGCCCGCCCGTGGCGCTCTCCTCCATCTCGTACACCTGCGCGGGGCAGAAGTGCTGGCACGGGTTGCCGTACTCCTCGCGGCACCGGGTGGCGCAGATTTCAGTGTCGCGCACCACCAGGTGGCAGGGCTGGTCCTCCTCGTGCGTGGTGCCCGAGTGGAACACGTCGGTGAGCCGGTCGAAGGTGAGCGCGCCGTCGGGCCTGAATTCGAAATTCGGCGGGCCGCCGGGGCCATAGTCCGCGAGCTTCCTCATCCGCTCGTGCCCCGCGTGCCTCACATGAGTGTCGCCGAAGCCGCCGCCGGTGAACATCTGGATGCCGGAGCTCAACAGCCCGGCCCAGAAGCCGCCCTGGAAGCCGGCGTGGAAGTTGCGCACCCCGTGCAATTCGCGGTATGCCCAGCTGTCGCGGAAGCGGCGCTCGTAGCCGGCCAGGACCGGCTCGCCGAAATCATCCTCGAGCAGCGCCTCGAAGATCGTCTCCGCGGCCAGCATGCCGGACTTGATGGCCAGGTGGATGCCCTTGAGGCGCATCCCGTTCAGCATCGAGGCCGAGTCGCCGCAGATCAGCCCGCCGGGGAAGGCCAGCTTCGGGATCGAGAACAGGCCGCCCTCCGGAATCGCCTTGGCGCCGTAGCTGACCATCTTCCCGCCCTCGAGCAGCGGGCGGATGAACGGGTGCGTCTTGAGCATCTGCAGCATCACGTGCGGGCTGGTGTTGGGGTTGCCGTAGTCGAGCCCGGTGACCATGCCCACCGCCCAGCGGTCGCCGCTCATGCCGTAGAGAAAGCCGCCGCCGAAGGTGTCGGCGGGCAGCGGCCAGCCCATGGTGTGCACCACGCGACCGGCGGGAGCCCGACCCGCGGGCATCTCCCAGACTTCCTTCACCCCGGTGGAGTACACCATCGGGTCGCGGCCCCTGGTGAGCCCCAGCTCGCGGTCCAGGATCTTGGTGACCGTCCCGCGCGGTCCCTCGCACAGCACCGTGGCCCGCGCCAGCAGGTCCGCGCCGGGCTGGTGGCCGCCCTTGGGCTGGCCGGACCTGTTGAGCCCGGTGTCGGCGCAGCGCACGCCCAGGAGCTTCCCCGATTCCAGCAGCGGCTCCCGGGCCGGGAAGCCGGGAAACACGTTCACGCCCAGTTCCTCGGCCTGTACTGCCATCCAGCGCACCAGGTTGCCCAGCGACACCACGGAGTTGCCGTGGTTCTGCAGCGGCGCGGGCACCACCGGCAGGCGGAACTGGCCGCCGGCGGTGAGCAGCATCACGTCGTCGGAGGTGACCGGGCTTTCCACGGGGCAGCCGCGCGCACGCCAGTCGGGGAGCAGCTCGTCCAGGCCGCGCGGGTCCATCACCGCGCCGGAGAGGCCGTGCGAGCCCACCTCCGCGCCCTTTTCGATCACCGCGATGTTCAGCTCGGGCAGCTTCTTCCCGCCCGCGCCGGCGGCCTCGTTGTGGCCCGCCGCCAGCTGCGCCAGGTGGATGGCCCCGGCCAGCCCCGCGGGCCCCGCGCCCACGAACAGCGCGTCGAACTCGAGCGATTCCCTCTCGGGTGGCATGTCTATTCCTCCGCGTGGACCGGCACGGCGGCCGGCCGGAGCGCCGTCAGGCTGATGATGAACGCCAGGACCATGAAGATTCCGCCGGAGACGTAGGGCGCCGCGTGGCCCAGTCGCTCATGCGTGACGCCCCCCCACAACGGCCCCAGGAAGCGCGCGAAACTGCTCATGGACTGCGCCGCGCCCAGCACCACGCCCTGCATGGCGGCGTCGGTGCGGCGCGAGATGAGGCTGGTGAGCGAGGGCGTGCCGATGCCGCTGCCCACCGCCAGGAACAGCAGCGAGCCCATCAGGATGGGAATCGAGGGTGAATACGGCAGCCACACCAGCGAGATCGCCATCAGCAGCATCCCGGCCACGATGAGCCACGGTTCGCGCAGCACCTTCAGGAGCGGCCGGATGATCCCGCCCTGCGTGATCGCCACCATCACCCCGACGAAGGCCATCAGGTAGCCGGTGTTCTCCGCCACGCGGTCGGGTCGGAAGCCGTACTGGGCGCTGTGCTCCTTGAGGAACAGCGGGATCATGCTGGTGCTGATGGATTGCGCCAGGGTGGAGAAGAAGAACAGCACGATGAGCACGCCGACGTCGCGGCGGGACACCGCGGCCAGCCACGCGCGCGGGCCGGCGGAGCGCGCCGTGCTCCGGAGGTGCTCGGGGTTGGTCTCGGGCAGCAGGGTGGCCGCAAGCACCAGGCTCACCACCGAGAGCATCGCGGCGAACATGGCCGGCGCTCCGAAGTCCAGCCGCTGCGCGCTGCCGCCCACCAGCGCCTCGCCCGCGCGCACCAGGAAGCCGGGCCCCCAGGAGCTGAACCGGCTCAGGATGCCGCCCAGTGCCGGGCCGAACACGAAGCCCAGGCCGAAGGCCACCCCGGTCAGACCCATGCGCTTGGCGCGGTCCCGCGGCGGGGTGATGTCGGCGATGATCGACTGCGCCGCCGCGATATTGGAGTTCATGATCCCGGTGATCACGCGCGAGAGGAGCAACATGAGAAAGGTGCGCGCCACGCCCATGAGCGTGAAACCCAGCACCGAGCCCACCACGCTGATGAGCACCACCGGGCGGCGGCCGATGCGGTCAGAGAGGCGCCCCCACAGCGGGCTGAAGATGAGCTGCATCAGCGAGTAACTGGCCAGCACCAC belongs to Candidatus Eisenbacteria bacterium and includes:
- a CDS encoding TonB-dependent receptor, which translates into the protein MKLHTLLLVAVAVGLALLAWAAEAALAVGVTGKVLDPAGRPVPLAAVSVPAARVGTVTDEGGEFALDLPAGPAKLVIQRIGYERIELSLTVAAGMAPLSVKLGEVSVPLAEITVTTSSFGKTGKGEGAVLSRMEVMTTPGGAADIFQSLRALPGINAPAEGAALYVRGGDPRETLVRLDGSDIGHPYHYEGASGGLFTALDTYMLKSAFFSSGGFSARYGGALSGVLDIESQDDLERRTVSVGANMAGFSAAGSWAFVPDRLSLVATARVTFPELLYKIYGGPHEYQTAPSSRDIAARLICRYSPTGKAALTYLGGHDGVGVQAHYLNFEGTYDNVSSNRYAALQVKDVIAGKVSVRAQGALQDFRTDWSFGPVGAGLRERGAQASLDALWPLGPDHELAFGGVLRRPDAEITGRFPADSTDFQPGSPTREYATRVRVDYPGFYAEDKVHLGGPLYATVGARFDHVSSPSTWTADPRAALAWRVDDHQTVRVATGRYHQLPDPRYQDPAYGYPGLGPLSATHVIAGYEWKSEHTNVRLEGYAKSYRDLVITSPTTFYANGGHGRARGVDVFVQGSRAALSGWVSYGYLDAKRLELDAKTEMPASAGVKHSLTLVGQYRLSSSTEVGVKFNVTSGRPYTPVAGAVYDTVRHNWRPLYGDHNSGLLPPYNRLDVRLTRLFKIGRVFGLPASSVCATYIEALNVLGRRNVLDYYYNQDYTRTYVEESYFSRRFLVGGVSLSW
- a CDS encoding sensor histidine kinase, yielding MTNADPMTRPAPRPRVLRGLVRLAWQQPLYAIPFAIFFGTMFARGWSGFLLSYKVSLVLSYTIGLGVWAAGTTVVRRLFRSRPDCDAPIWQVAAAYTAGSLLGAYAGGVIVQMAVLPGFLGGTRELVVMGLYTVLFCALFMAISYARVFHLRAVERARAVETIRAELAQAELRALRAQVNPHFLFNTLNSIAALIPENPKAAEETTTLLAEVFRFSLSASGREHTALGEELAFLRACLRIESTRLGARLNVREEIEPGLDTLPVPSLLLQPLVENAVRHGVAATPRGGTVRIAARREGALLHIEIADDGPGMESAPADSADGFGLRSVRERLLALGPPHSLEIDTRPGSGTRVRVTLPCEPAATTAPPPKE
- a CDS encoding prohibitin family protein, which translates into the protein MRGPGTGPLYGLLGVVAVILLLSNLFTVVPAGNVGVLDTFGIVSGRALPAGINMKNPFARCIKMPIKTQELKETMDVPSKEGLSVQLEASVLFHLDPTKAPEIYKTVGRNYVEVLLEPQFRSVTRGVTSLYEAKALYTSVREELAMLVTKDLGLVVGPRGILIENTPLRKVTLPQGLMASIEEKLRAEQESQRMQFVLTKEKQEAERKRIEAQGISDFQTIVTRGISDNLLRWKGIEATLEIAKSTNAKVVIVGSGKDGLPIIMDTK
- a CDS encoding electron transfer flavoprotein-ubiquinone oxidoreductase, with translation MPPERESLEFDALFVGAGPAGLAGAIHLAQLAAGHNEAAGAGGKKLPELNIAVIEKGAEVGSHGLSGAVMDPRGLDELLPDWRARGCPVESPVTSDDVMLLTAGGQFRLPVVPAPLQNHGNSVVSLGNLVRWMAVQAEELGVNVFPGFPAREPLLESGKLLGVRCADTGLNRSGQPKGGHQPGADLLARATVLCEGPRGTVTKILDRELGLTRGRDPMVYSTGVKEVWEMPAGRAPAGRVVHTMGWPLPADTFGGGFLYGMSGDRWAVGMVTGLDYGNPNTSPHVMLQMLKTHPFIRPLLEGGKMVSYGAKAIPEGGLFSIPKLAFPGGLICGDSASMLNGMRLKGIHLAIKSGMLAAETIFEALLEDDFGEPVLAGYERRFRDSWAYRELHGVRNFHAGFQGGFWAGLLSSGIQMFTGGGFGDTHVRHAGHERMRKLADYGPGGPPNFEFRPDGALTFDRLTDVFHSGTTHEEDQPCHLVVRDTEICATRCREEYGNPCQHFCPAQVYEMEESATGGRLELKINASNCVHCKTCDIMDPYQIIDWTTPEGGGGPDYKNL
- a CDS encoding MFS transporter — its product is MKRSTLPIVFLIIFLDMLGFGLIIPILPAYIGWFGAGPLAYGVVLASYSLMQLIFSPLWGRLSDRIGRRPVVLISVVGSVLGFTLMGVARTFLMLLLSRVITGIMNSNIAAAQSIIADITPPRDRAKRMGLTGVAFGLGFVFGPALGGILSRFSSWGPGFLVRAGEALVGGSAQRLDFGAPAMFAAMLSVVSLVLAATLLPETNPEHLRSTARSAGPRAWLAAVSRRDVGVLIVLFFFSTLAQSISTSMIPLFLKEHSAQYGFRPDRVAENTGYLMAFVGVMVAITQGGIIRPLLKVLREPWLIVAGMLLMAISLVWLPYSPSIPILMGSLLFLAVGSGIGTPSLTSLISRRTDAAMQGVVLGAAQSMSSFARFLGPLWGGVTHERLGHAAPYVSGGIFMVLAFIISLTALRPAAVPVHAEE